The Ricinus communis isolate WT05 ecotype wild-type chromosome 8, ASM1957865v1, whole genome shotgun sequence sequence tcaagtTGCTTCAAATGAAAGGGACAATTGGGTTTGGGTTTGCAATTCTCCTTtgttttttcatcttttttttttttcttttactttaaatCTTGAACAAGCATAAGTAGTACCTTTACCTCACTTTATTAGCATAGAGGAGTACTTGGACTACCTTCAATTTTTTcgagaaagaaaattttagtACCGCCAATATCTTAGATCCTCACTTGAATTAAATTGCAAacttttttctcaatttcaatTTCCCTAGATTGTTTCTTTTCAGTTGGAGCCAATcctgttaattaattagagaaCACTCTGGTTCATATTTCAATTTCTCTTTTCAAAATAGTAGTTGGAAAgtatatgaaatattttccCGAACCAAGTAATCCACTTAGTTTTAAAAGTACTTAATTAGTTAACTCAAGTTTAAATATGGGAGAGGTACTGGAACTTAGAGATTTTCTCGAGTTGATACATGTATCTATCACCAAAATGagtgtatatattttttcagaaAGGGTGGGATTTTGTAGTGTCCTATTGGGTTTGGAAGGGAAGAGAGGGGCCGCGTGATTCATGGACGCTTTGATCTTTGAGTCTACATCCCTGTAAGCCATGCAAAGAGCTGCAAAATCTTTTCTTGCGTTGGGTGCGATGGCACACACTGTATGAACTGCTACAATCTCTAGAATGACCAAATTCCAGAAAACCAACATCAGAGGTTAGTAGGAATAAATGTCAGTATGGCCCTTCAAGTGTTTGTAATGGCTTAATTCacctgttctttttttttttttacaccATCTGGCCAATAAGTAGAGAACTTTCAGTATTTTGAATTGATTTTACGTTGCTATGGAGATTGGATTTGGACACAGCAGCTAGTGATTCTCAATCACACTATCCAGAAACATTATTTAAACATTATTTGAGACTGATCCTAACTTGATGTTTAAGAGAAAGAGCCGACTGTAGTGAAGCAATTGAAAACAAATTCAGATGGCAAAATAGAAGGTCTTCCATTTTTCtgatgatttctccatttcCATCATTCATTGATCAATATGGAACCGTGGTATCTTACATGTTTTCATTTAAATACAAGAAGCATctcttcaataaaaaaaacaagagGATGATTACATGTTATAATGGTACAGTACATGTCCCATGCGTCGCAGAGGATCACTCTtcgtttcttttctttccttcctttcctttctttttctcccttGATATTTTTGGTATCTTTTAAGTGTAGTCATCATCCCACACAAACAAATGAATTAACTTATATAAGGTGATCTTCCACCTCTTCCTTCAAACCAAGGCCGCCTTTTCAAgtagataaaaagaaacaaaaagaccaaaataaggaaaaatggTGTAACAAAAAATGTCAGCTATCAGCAGAATTCGCTGTGGATGATGGCTGTGGCTGCTGAGTTTGCGCCTCAGCTTGTGCCTGAGCTTGCTTTTGCTGCTCGACAAACCTGCTCATACACTCGAGCAATTGTCGAGCCTTCCTCTTTCCTCGGTCTGTGCCAGTTTGGGCCAAATCTACTAGTGGCCCCATTATTCCAAGCTCCTGCGCTTCAGCCAAATGTTTTTGGTCTCCAGCACACAGGTGCACCATAACTGCTGCTGCATTCTCCTTGTTTCTTGGAGATCCATTCCCAATAACTTCCACTAAAACCGGCACTGCCTCTGCAGCTCCAATGGCCGACTTCCCTTCAGGGTGGCTAGCCAGTATTGCCAATATGGCTAATGCTTCATCAACCATGCCACCACCAGGTTCTGTCAGCAGACGCATTAGTGTGGGCACAACCCCAGCCCTCACTGCCTTTCCCTTGTTCCCCTGATAGATGCACAAGTTGAAAAGTGCAGTAGCAGCATCCTTTTTACCCCTCTGCGTACCCTCACTTAGAAGTGTCACAAGTGGGGGGATGGCCCCTGAAGAACCTATTGTAACCTTATTTTCATCCACAACTGAAAGACTAAAAAGTGTGGCTGCAGCATTTTCCCGGGCTTCCATGCTGCCCTTCTTGAGCACATGAACTATACCAGGAACAGCCCCAGCTGATATGATGCTTCCTTTGTTATCTTCACATATAGATAGGTTAAGAAGTGCAGTAACCGCATGCTCTTGGGTCCGAGAATCAGGTGTTGAGAGGAGATCCACAAGGAGAGGAATTGCACCAGCTTCAGCAATAGCAACACGATTATCTGCATTGCGCTTTGCAAGAAGACGTATCTCACCTGCAGCAGATCGTTGATCTTCAGGGCTACCAGATGTGAGTTTGTGGAGGAGATTTTCTATCTTTGTACGTTCAGCAGGTGAGTAGGCAGATGTGGTTTTGTTGGATCGAGAACTGCTGGGTCGTTTTGGTGGTTCCATGCCATTTGCTTCACACCACTGAGCTATGAGGCTGCGTAGTACATAATTGGGTGTGAGAGCAGTACTATTAAGATTCTGTTGCGTCTTTGGACATGTAACGTGCCCTGCTTCCAGCCACTTCTCAATGCACGAACGCTCATACGTctacaacaaagaaaaagaaaactgttAAACAGCCAGAGGCAGGAAGAAATACCAAGTCTCAAATGAGTGCTTAGACAGGAGGCCAAGTCTAGGGAAGAGTTCTATCCAGACAATGTTCATGAAACCAGCCTTCCAGGCGTATACATAGTATCCAATATGTGTGGGAAGGTTTGTCTGTAGGTCATCTAAAGTGATCCTCAGATAACAAGAACCACTTTTAGATTTAACTTTTGGCTTAGACATCTCACATCGTAATCTCATTCAGCGGAGAATCCTAATGACTTGAGGCAACATGACAAGCCAATGCAATAACCACTTGATTAGCATGGCAGATCTTCAAGGCATTCCATAGTTATCTTGATGTAACAATCAATCAGAGTGAAAAATGCATTGTTTTGATTTCATAAAACAGGAGGTCCAGCATGAATATACCTGCCCAGTTGAAACAATAACAGGATCTTTCATCAATTCCAAAGATATTGGACATCGGAAGTCATCTGGTATAACTGGGGCCTTGTGATTTGTATTAGTGGAAGTTTGTCCACTGCTGCTTGGAGGGAGGTTCTTCTCTCTTCCAGGAGCATCCATGTTGGGGTTTTCTGTTTGCacaaaatctttaattttcttcaaCAGCATCGACATTTTCTCAATATTTGCACCGGGATCACCACCAGTAGCAGCAACCATTTCATGCAGAGCTAGTGATTCTTGTGTTAGGTCAGCTATGCCCCTCAACTGTAACTTCTCAGATGATCTTCTTAGGACAGCTGGATCTATTGCTGCATCATTACTCTTGTTGAAAAGCAATAAGAGATCTTCATAGAGCTCAACATCAGGAGTATCAGCCCTCCCTTTGGCTCTTCTGAACTGAGCAAGGACAAGCTCAACCTGCAGAATACAAAGGAAAAGAAGCTAAGTCTTAGGACCACTTATATTCTTGCTGAATCAATGCCCTTTTCTATTCCTAATCTTTTCTTGGTTGTTGGACTTGGACATGCTAAAAAGGGCCCAAGGCTAGTCTTGAAGCATCTCATGTCCCTTTCTCAATGAATAGATCATCTCtggattaaaaagaaaaaaaaagaccaTGATACCAATGCCTAATCAAGCTCGCATTGAgaaattatatgataattatGATTCCCAAGTAATTATCTTGGCATCATGCACCACAAAGGTGCAAAccgattaaaataatataaggtAGGACAGAAGGGCATCTTGTTGGATTCTTAGTTGCACTCTAAATGAAAGCAACCACAATAGTACAATAACGTTTACCTGTTCTTTAACTTCATCTGATATGTCAAGGTTTTCATATGAAATTCCACTTAGGGCTTGTTCCAATTGAGCTGTCACCTCATGGTATTTATCCATAATTTGTTCCCTCTTCAAGACCTTCAAGCAggataaaagtaataattttaagaaaacaaaaaaaggcATATGCTTGAAGCAGTCTATGATGCCAAGGTACATAGTGAATGGAAAATCATCAATCATCAGTTGAGATATACATTATAGTGAAGAAACTAAAAATggatgcaaatgcaaatgcatatGTATATGTAACAAATATCAAGTATTGTGATGCTAAAGAAAACATGTTATCATTTGGCCGTATATgcttaaaaaattttaacaagttCTATTGATTAATTCATGATATTTAATCTGCTTGTTCAGATTAGGGATGGGAAATACCTATAAATACCATCACAGAACATGCACATTTATAATACTTCATTATAGCGAAAACTGATCTAATTGAAACTTAATTTGCCAAATTACTAACAATAAGGAAATATGAGGAGAGGAGACCTACTTCCTTGTGCTAATAAACTTTCCCTCTTTAACACTCTAACCACCAGAGCAAAAAATCAATATCCCCATGTTTGAAGAAAACAGTTGCAAGTGCATCTTTGATCCCAAGAATCAAAGTAGCAGGCCAGCagcaattaacaaaaaaatagtaagaactttatatgcttgtatgaTAAAAACATACGTTAAAAGTGAGTCTCTAATGTTCTGAATCAACCccggaaagaagaaaaaggaacatCCAAGTTTTAGATACATGATTGAGAACCCAAGGCCAAAAAACCATATTAAAAACCTTGAACCAATTTCGTAAAAAAGGAATTGGGATCACCTCATTAGAGTCCAAATAATCAagcaaggaaaaaaaaaaacagagattgtaaatatatttaaaagagaACGTAATAAGAGACAAGATCATACCCGAATAATCCATATCTATAAAATCTAGATAAGAAACGCTTAATGGAGCCAAAAGGGATTATTCtcattcattattaataagagGATAACATTAAGTGAAGAATCTAATTCCAAGATTCATACTTTGAAAAGAGACactcaagaaattcaaagtACAAAAACATtctatcttttattaaaatcccAGTGGCAAAATGCTGCTGCACTGCAGGTGATTCAAATTTATCAGAAAACAGAAACCCAAAAGGAACATTCTTTTGACTTTTGAACAAATTGGCATCTACATACtcagatttttttataatcaagaaATACACAGTTGCAAGCATGAAAAATATTCCGATTTTTTCATCATGTAGATTACAACACAAGAAGAACCAAATTCACTAGTCTTAGTTGACCCTCTTTAAATTATCCAAAACAAATAAACACCAAGCAAGATTACTcaaattcatttctttaaCCAAACAGATCCACATccaaacaaattttaaaagagagagaaagaagacaTACAGACCAGGTAAATCTTGCTGCCTTCACTGCCATCACGAAGCAAATCTTTAGCGGAATGCAGAGCAACTTTTAAAGCAAGTAAAGCTTTGAAAGTTTGTTCTTGAATTGGTTCTTTACTTTCTTTAATCTCTTCAAACATTGGTATTAATAGCTTCAATCTTCTTGCTAAATTGCAGTACTGTTTCTTCACCGTACTTCTATACTCTGAAATCGATGCTATTTCATTCACTGTCTCTATCAAACTCTCCACCAACGCTCCTTTTTCTTGATCC is a genomic window containing:
- the LOC8278154 gene encoding U-box domain-containing protein 13 isoform X2; this encodes MAVKAARFTWSVLKREQIMDKYHEVTAQLEQALSGISYENLDISDEVKEQVELVLAQFRRAKGRADTPDVELYEDLLLLFNKSNDAAIDPAVLRRSSEKLQLRGIADLTQESLALHEMVAATGGDPGANIEKMSMLLKKIKDFVQTENPNMDAPGREKNLPPSSSGQTSTNTNHKAPVIPDDFRCPISLELMKDPVIVSTGQTYERSCIEKWLEAGHVTCPKTQQNLNSTALTPNYVLRSLIAQWCEANGMEPPKRPSSSRSNKTTSAYSPAERTKIENLLHKLTSGSPEDQRSAAGEIRLLAKRNADNRVAIAEAGAIPLLVDLLSTPDSRTQEHAVTALLNLSICEDNKGSIISAGAVPGIVHVLKKGSMEARENAAATLFSLSVVDENKVTIGSSGAIPPLVTLLSEGTQRGKKDAATALFNLCIYQGNKGKAVRAGVVPTLMRLLTEPGGGMVDEALAILAILASHPEGKSAIGAAEAVPVLVEVIGNGSPRNKENAAAVMVHLCAGDQKHLAEAQELGIMGPLVDLAQTGTDRGKRKARQLLECMSRFVEQQKQAQAQAEAQTQQPQPSSTANSADS
- the LOC8278154 gene encoding U-box domain-containing protein 13 isoform X1, translated to MEDQEKGALVESLIETVNEIASISEYRSTVKKQYCNLARRLKLLIPMFEEIKESKEPIQEQTFKALLALKVALHSAKDLLRDGSEGSKIYLVLKREQIMDKYHEVTAQLEQALSGISYENLDISDEVKEQVELVLAQFRRAKGRADTPDVELYEDLLLLFNKSNDAAIDPAVLRRSSEKLQLRGIADLTQESLALHEMVAATGGDPGANIEKMSMLLKKIKDFVQTENPNMDAPGREKNLPPSSSGQTSTNTNHKAPVIPDDFRCPISLELMKDPVIVSTGQTYERSCIEKWLEAGHVTCPKTQQNLNSTALTPNYVLRSLIAQWCEANGMEPPKRPSSSRSNKTTSAYSPAERTKIENLLHKLTSGSPEDQRSAAGEIRLLAKRNADNRVAIAEAGAIPLLVDLLSTPDSRTQEHAVTALLNLSICEDNKGSIISAGAVPGIVHVLKKGSMEARENAAATLFSLSVVDENKVTIGSSGAIPPLVTLLSEGTQRGKKDAATALFNLCIYQGNKGKAVRAGVVPTLMRLLTEPGGGMVDEALAILAILASHPEGKSAIGAAEAVPVLVEVIGNGSPRNKENAAAVMVHLCAGDQKHLAEAQELGIMGPLVDLAQTGTDRGKRKARQLLECMSRFVEQQKQAQAQAEAQTQQPQPSSTANSADS